One window of Paenibacillus sp. FSL K6-3182 genomic DNA carries:
- a CDS encoding SPOR domain-containing protein: MTQKNRITYRFDRNGNGQSVNEESRSNDNQQEALDHKAALPNNSNNNANKMISKKVVPLYPSTEKHSVSEVSPWNSPFQEDISALEQLIRDADSKPVSTPKQAQPNPPKEKKKTIKPTIIDDPYEQPEDLQTHEERYSDREYMQEPIQAYEEEFVDDEISIKRVNYARAKRKAGAPSWFNVFLSVTAALATGALFGYLLLSLFTGASIWPGGTGNKPDSVPVIGDSVQEGTGKELVAGVGEESKEAGVENKNDPAAKPDPNTAMAALKGLDRSYYLLQFGVFSNTEGRDAAMAQLAEKGLAGAAMTSAADYRVYVGMGTDRKGAQVIRNMMPEIDLYIKEVNIVNPGKIPFKGDQKAAQSFFDQTAVVVQMLDELTLAQLEQPTLSPLGDVAANSWKAEHQTWTENAETLRIGIVDAEGKAYLDKINQAMNAAAKTMAEYDKKPSQAQLWKTQAEVMKVIITQKEWFEKISAL; this comes from the coding sequence ATGACTCAGAAAAACCGTATTACTTATCGTTTTGACCGTAATGGGAATGGACAGTCCGTTAACGAAGAAAGCCGCAGCAATGATAATCAACAAGAGGCTCTCGATCATAAAGCAGCATTACCCAACAACTCTAATAATAATGCGAATAAAATGATTTCCAAGAAAGTTGTTCCTCTATATCCATCTACAGAGAAGCATTCCGTCAGCGAAGTGAGTCCATGGAACAGTCCGTTCCAAGAGGATATTAGCGCATTGGAGCAGCTTATTAGAGATGCTGATTCGAAGCCAGTATCCACTCCAAAACAGGCTCAGCCCAATCCTCCAAAAGAGAAGAAAAAAACGATAAAACCAACTATTATTGATGATCCCTATGAGCAGCCTGAGGATCTACAGACACATGAGGAAAGGTATTCAGATAGGGAATATATGCAGGAGCCGATTCAAGCGTATGAGGAAGAGTTCGTTGATGACGAAATCAGTATAAAAAGAGTGAACTATGCGCGAGCGAAACGTAAGGCGGGAGCGCCATCATGGTTTAATGTATTTTTGTCAGTGACGGCTGCGCTTGCTACTGGAGCGCTGTTTGGTTATTTATTGTTGTCATTGTTTACGGGGGCAAGCATTTGGCCGGGAGGAACTGGCAATAAGCCTGATTCAGTGCCCGTGATTGGAGATTCTGTCCAAGAAGGTACAGGTAAAGAACTGGTTGCAGGTGTAGGTGAGGAAAGCAAGGAAGCGGGAGTTGAAAATAAAAATGACCCTGCAGCAAAACCAGATCCGAATACTGCGATGGCTGCACTTAAGGGGCTGGATCGGTCTTATTATTTGCTGCAATTTGGTGTTTTCAGCAATACAGAGGGCAGGGATGCCGCAATGGCGCAATTGGCCGAGAAAGGGCTTGCTGGTGCTGCTATGACAAGTGCTGCTGATTATCGCGTATATGTTGGCATGGGTACAGATCGAAAAGGGGCTCAGGTTATTCGGAATATGATGCCGGAAATCGATCTTTATATCAAAGAAGTAAATATAGTAAATCCAGGAAAAATACCGTTTAAAGGCGATCAAAAAGCAGCACAATCTTTCTTCGATCAAACGGCTGTAGTCGTCCAAATGTTGGATGAATTAACATTAGCCCAGCTGGAACAGCCGACCTTATCGCCGCTTGGCGATGTTGCAGCAAATTCGTGGAAAGCCGAGCATCAAACATGGACAGAAAACGCGGAAACGCTGCGAATAGGTATAGTAGATGCGGAAGGTAAGGCATATTTGGATAAAATCAATCAAGCGATGAATGCGGCAGCAAAGACGATGGCAGAGTACGATAAAAAGCCTTCTCAAGCACAATTGTGGAAGACACAAGCGGAAGTTATGAAAGTGATCATTACGCAAAAAGAATGGTTTGAGAAGATCAGCGCATTGTAA
- a CDS encoding DUF4321 domain-containing protein — MKKNGWILLIFIIFGLLAGALVARWLTPVPGISFLTKPIETSWSPAVDLYVLSFNLTLHLQFSLFSLIGAVIAIWLYRKM; from the coding sequence ATGAAGAAAAACGGCTGGATTCTTCTCATTTTTATCATATTTGGATTGTTGGCTGGTGCTCTAGTAGCGCGATGGCTGACTCCAGTTCCAGGCATCTCTTTTTTAACGAAACCAATCGAAACATCATGGTCACCTGCTGTCGATCTATATGTGCTCAGTTTCAACCTAACGCTTCATCTGCAATTCAGCTTGTTTAGCTTAATTGGAGCCGTAATTGCAATATGGTTATACCGCAAAATGTAG
- a CDS encoding Maf family protein, whose product MEYKKLRNEAISQLVLASSSPRRKELVASLDLSLPVYILSTDTDETIEAGWSPSEVVEQLSLRKAKAAIPLLQQKQEVPTSLIIGADTIVVLDGDVLGKPADDEEAKSMLRRLQGRSHEVYSGVACVLSASGEALVAHRKTKVMMKPLSEDQIARYVATGEPRDKAGSYGIQGLGATIVEQIDGCYFNVVGLPLSLLSDMLASYDIAVF is encoded by the coding sequence ATGGAATATAAAAAATTACGCAACGAAGCGATTAGCCAGCTCGTACTGGCCTCTTCGTCACCGCGCCGGAAGGAACTGGTCGCATCGCTGGACCTTTCTTTGCCGGTTTATATTTTGTCTACTGATACGGATGAAACGATTGAAGCAGGCTGGTCGCCATCGGAAGTTGTAGAGCAGCTCAGCCTGCGCAAAGCAAAAGCAGCTATACCCCTGCTGCAACAAAAGCAGGAGGTACCAACGTCTTTAATTATTGGTGCGGACACCATTGTCGTGCTTGACGGAGATGTGCTTGGCAAGCCTGCTGACGACGAAGAGGCAAAGTCTATGCTTAGACGCCTTCAAGGCCGCTCCCATGAAGTGTATTCAGGAGTTGCTTGTGTTCTCTCTGCAAGCGGGGAAGCATTGGTTGCCCATCGCAAAACGAAGGTAATGATGAAGCCGCTTAGTGAGGATCAAATTGCTAGGTACGTTGCTACCGGCGAGCCGAGGGACAAGGCGGGCTCTTATGGCATACAAGGACTTGGAGCGACGATTGTAGAGCAAATTGACGGCTGTTATTTTAATGTCGTTGGCTTGCCGTTATCGCTTCTCTCAGACATGCTCGCTTCCTATGACATTGCTGTTTTTTAA
- the radC gene encoding DNA repair protein RadC has protein sequence MLPQPMILREVPHEERPRERMMKYGAEALSHTELLAILLRTGTKRQSAVHLAGAVLKQCGSLRNLMDMSMEQLTAIRGIGPAKAIQLRAGIELGRRISRSQLGETVIVRKPQDAAEYVMEELRYLKKEHFVCLFLNTKNHIIARETLSVGTLNASLVHPREVFRAAISRNSASIICVHNHPSGDPTPSPEDIALTGRLAEAGQLVGIEVLDHLVIGDGRFVSLKEQGHM, from the coding sequence ATGTTGCCGCAACCTATGATTTTGCGTGAAGTCCCCCATGAAGAACGTCCAAGAGAGCGCATGATGAAATATGGGGCAGAAGCACTTAGCCATACCGAATTGTTAGCCATACTGCTGCGCACAGGTACGAAGCGGCAATCCGCCGTACATTTGGCAGGAGCGGTGCTTAAGCAATGCGGCAGCCTGCGTAATTTAATGGATATGAGCATGGAACAATTAACAGCCATTCGAGGAATTGGTCCGGCAAAGGCGATTCAGCTTCGTGCTGGCATTGAACTGGGGAGAAGAATTTCCCGGAGTCAGCTTGGTGAGACGGTTATTGTGCGCAAGCCGCAGGATGCTGCGGAATATGTGATGGAAGAGCTCCGCTATTTGAAGAAGGAGCACTTCGTATGTTTGTTTTTAAACACAAAAAACCATATTATTGCCCGCGAAACCTTATCTGTCGGTACGCTTAATGCATCGCTAGTACATCCTCGAGAAGTATTTCGTGCAGCTATTTCACGTAACAGCGCATCTATCATTTGTGTTCATAATCACCCAAGCGGCGATCCTACGCCAAGCCCAGAAGACATTGCGTTAACGGGACGTTTAGCGGAGGCTGGACAGCTAGTCGGAATAGAAGTTCTTGACCATTTGGTAATCGGTGACGGAAGATTCGTAAGTTTGAAGGAACAAGGACATATGTAA
- a CDS encoding rod shape-determining protein, whose translation MFGGFSKDLGIDLGTANTLVFVKGKGIVVREPSVVALRTDTKTIEAVGEQAKKMIGRTPGNIRAVRPMKDGVIADFETTATMIKYFIRQAQKQRSLFPRHPNVMVCVPSGITAVEKRAVEDATKQAGAREAYTIEEPFAAAIGADLPVWEPTGSMVVDIGGGTTEVAVISLGGIVTARSIRVAGDEMDEAVIQYIKRQYNLMIGERTSEQLKMEIGSALPLDRPETIEIRGRDLVSGLPKTLAITSDEITEALADTVNAIVDAVKVTLEKCPPELSADIMDRGIVLTGGGALLRNLDKLLQRETGMPVIVADNPLDCVAIGTGRSLDNIHLFKARSSSRSRR comes from the coding sequence ATGTTTGGTGGTTTTTCGAAAGATTTGGGTATTGATTTAGGAACAGCGAATACGTTGGTATTCGTCAAGGGAAAAGGAATTGTGGTAAGGGAGCCTTCCGTGGTGGCCCTTCGTACAGATACAAAAACAATTGAAGCAGTAGGCGAGCAAGCCAAAAAAATGATCGGTAGAACGCCTGGCAACATTCGTGCTGTTCGTCCAATGAAAGATGGCGTTATCGCTGATTTTGAAACAACTGCTACGATGATTAAATATTTTATTCGCCAAGCCCAAAAACAGCGTTCTTTATTTCCTCGTCATCCAAACGTTATGGTTTGTGTGCCGTCAGGCATTACAGCGGTTGAGAAACGCGCAGTTGAGGATGCGACTAAGCAAGCCGGAGCTCGTGAGGCCTATACGATTGAAGAACCATTCGCAGCAGCGATTGGCGCTGATTTGCCTGTATGGGAGCCGACAGGCAGCATGGTAGTTGATATTGGCGGAGGTACAACAGAGGTTGCTGTTATTTCATTAGGCGGAATCGTTACGGCGAGATCCATTCGTGTAGCTGGTGACGAGATGGATGAAGCGGTTATTCAATATATTAAAAGACAATACAATCTCATGATCGGGGAACGTACATCCGAGCAGCTGAAGATGGAAATTGGTTCAGCACTTCCACTGGATCGTCCAGAAACGATTGAAATTCGTGGACGCGATCTCGTATCGGGATTGCCTAAAACACTAGCGATTACATCTGATGAGATTACAGAAGCATTAGCAGATACCGTTAATGCCATTGTTGACGCGGTGAAAGTAACGCTGGAGAAATGCCCGCCGGAGTTGTCTGCGGACATTATGGATCGCGGTATCGTACTCACAGGCGGCGGCGCCTTGCTGCGCAATCTGGACAAGCTGCTTCAAAGAGAGACAGGCATGCCTGTTATTGTTGCCGACAATCCGCTTGATTGTGTTGCGATCGGTACTGGCCGCTCGCTCGATAATATTCATTTATTTAAAGCAAGAAGCTCATCTCGTTCGAGACGCTAA
- the mreC gene encoding rod shape-determining protein MreC, which produces MRNKRMFMLMIGFILFIAVIGFSLSDRKELSWPEKFLKDSAAYVQQWFYKPAGYIAGFFEDISNLRTIYEENEQLRLTAAAYSRDKINYNFVEKENERLKAELSFTQRQKEMYNYNYLIAQVVSISNDANNRTMTINLGSRDGIKPNMAVTTIEGLIGLVSSVTPNSAAVTPITELDEASPTFNSIAVTIMGRENESFGVLSSYNKETSRIVMTKIAEDDKMEFQDTVITSGLGGIYPRGLVVGTVENKQLGDFGLTYTASVKLSASFDHLTEVFVVQVPEMEEAEK; this is translated from the coding sequence ATGAGAAATAAGCGTATGTTTATGCTTATGATCGGGTTTATTTTATTCATAGCGGTCATCGGCTTCTCGCTAAGCGACCGCAAGGAATTATCGTGGCCGGAGAAATTTTTGAAGGATTCGGCAGCATACGTGCAGCAATGGTTCTACAAGCCCGCTGGTTATATAGCGGGCTTCTTCGAGGATATTAGCAATTTACGCACGATTTATGAAGAAAACGAGCAGCTGCGCCTTACAGCTGCAGCTTATTCTCGTGACAAGATTAATTACAATTTCGTAGAAAAAGAGAATGAACGTTTAAAGGCAGAACTCTCGTTCACACAGCGTCAGAAAGAGATGTACAATTATAATTATTTGATCGCACAGGTTGTATCGATCAGCAACGATGCGAATAACCGCACGATGACGATTAACCTAGGTTCCAGAGACGGCATCAAACCGAATATGGCCGTAACAACCATAGAGGGGTTGATCGGTCTTGTAAGTTCAGTAACCCCCAATTCGGCAGCTGTTACTCCAATTACAGAACTTGACGAAGCATCGCCAACGTTCAACTCCATTGCTGTGACGATAATGGGTCGTGAGAATGAATCATTTGGTGTTCTGAGCAGCTACAACAAGGAAACGTCTAGAATCGTTATGACGAAAATCGCCGAAGACGATAAAATGGAATTTCAAGATACAGTTATTACATCTGGACTAGGCGGTATTTATCCAAGAGGACTCGTTGTCGGAACGGTTGAAAACAAGCAGCTTGGCGACTTCGGCCTTACATATACGGCATCGGTCAAGCTATCAGCAAGTTTTGATCATCTGACTGAGGTATTTGTTGTTCAGGTCCCTGAAATGGAGGAAGCCGAGAAATGA
- the mreD gene encoding rod shape-determining protein MreD, whose product MSLNRIILLMLLLFVIEGAVMPWIIPAGFGQRIIPHFVFVMVIFSGLYSRRHLALMLGISFGLLQDIVYFGHLLGINAFIMGLMGYFTGVLLEHRRSTLMMAISVVGFACILYDSAIYFIYKAFRITNESYAWALIDHILPSLFLQLAFALLCYVPARKWFEGQTLVKAEKDEE is encoded by the coding sequence ATGAGCTTGAACCGAATCATCCTGCTCATGTTGCTCTTGTTTGTTATCGAGGGAGCAGTGATGCCGTGGATTATTCCAGCCGGCTTCGGTCAACGGATCATTCCTCACTTTGTATTTGTAATGGTCATCTTCTCAGGTCTATATAGCAGAAGGCATCTTGCACTCATGCTTGGCATAAGCTTCGGATTGCTTCAGGATATTGTATACTTTGGTCATCTGCTTGGAATTAATGCGTTTATTATGGGTTTAATGGGTTACTTTACTGGCGTATTGCTGGAGCATCGCCGTTCAACGCTTATGATGGCGATTTCTGTTGTGGGTTTTGCCTGCATTCTATATGACAGCGCCATATATTTCATTTACAAAGCATTTCGAATTACGAATGAAAGTTATGCATGGGCTCTTATCGATCATATCCTTCCTAGTTTATTTTTACAGCTGGCGTTTGCACTCTTGTGTTATGTACCGGCGCGAAAATGGTTTGAAGGGCAGACATTGGTCAAAGCAGAGAAGGATGAGGAATAA
- a CDS encoding septum site-determining protein MinC produces the protein MTDKQHIIIKGVKEGLVFLLDDKCEFATLLDELQYKLEKTHQQLLTGPLVHVQVKLGSRQISDDDKDRIKNVIRSQGNLMVQSVESEAPKIDPQLGQQPNLQVLTSIIRSGQTYEHDGDLLLIGDLNPGGTLMCTGDIYVLGALRGTAHAGIGGRTDVIIATSLMRPTQLRIADVISRPPEEWMTGDASMEFAFLSEGRMQIDKLAQLFRIRHNPIMFKGV, from the coding sequence GTGACCGATAAGCAGCATATTATTATTAAGGGTGTAAAAGAAGGTCTCGTGTTCCTTCTCGACGATAAATGTGAATTTGCGACGCTTCTAGATGAATTGCAATACAAGCTGGAGAAGACGCATCAGCAGTTGCTCACAGGTCCCCTTGTTCACGTTCAGGTGAAGCTTGGATCCAGGCAGATTTCTGATGATGATAAAGATCGCATCAAAAACGTGATACGTTCACAAGGAAACCTAATGGTTCAATCTGTTGAGTCTGAAGCGCCTAAGATCGATCCTCAGCTCGGACAGCAACCTAATCTGCAAGTGCTCACGTCTATTATACGCTCAGGCCAAACTTATGAGCATGATGGGGATTTACTTTTAATCGGCGATTTGAATCCAGGCGGTACTTTAATGTGTACAGGTGACATATATGTGCTGGGTGCATTGCGCGGAACCGCGCATGCTGGGATTGGCGGGAGGACGGACGTGATTATAGCGACTTCACTCATGCGGCCAACTCAGCTCCGCATTGCGGATGTAATCAGCAGGCCGCCAGAGGAATGGATGACCGGCGATGCCTCTATGGAGTTCGCCTTCTTAAGTGAAGGTAGAATGCAAATTGATAAGCTAGCGCAATTATTCCGCATACGGCATAATCCTATAATGTTTAAAGGAGTGTAG
- the minD gene encoding septum site-determining protein MinD, with amino-acid sequence MGEAIVVTSGKGGVGKTTTSANLGTALALLGKKVCMVDTDIGLRNLDVVMGLENRIIYDLVDVAEGRCRLNQALVKDKRFEELYMLPAAQTKDKDSVTPEQVRNMILELKKEHDYVIIDCPAGIEHGFRNAIAGADRAIVITTPENAAVRDADRVIGLLEQEKIPSKLIINRIRQNMMKTGEMLDIDEICQVLAVDLIGIVPDDEKVISAANSGEPTVMNPASRAAIAYRNIARRILGDMVPLMLLDEKAGAFKRFRKFLGIG; translated from the coding sequence ATGGGAGAAGCGATTGTTGTAACATCAGGGAAAGGCGGCGTCGGCAAGACGACCACTTCGGCGAACCTGGGTACCGCGCTAGCTTTACTTGGTAAGAAGGTTTGCATGGTTGATACAGATATTGGACTTCGCAATCTGGACGTGGTTATGGGACTTGAAAATCGAATCATTTATGATTTGGTTGATGTTGCCGAGGGCCGCTGCCGCTTGAATCAGGCGCTCGTAAAGGACAAGCGCTTTGAAGAGCTGTACATGCTTCCTGCTGCACAGACGAAGGATAAGGATTCTGTTACGCCTGAACAAGTTCGAAATATGATTTTAGAGCTCAAGAAAGAGCATGACTATGTTATTATTGATTGCCCAGCGGGGATTGAGCATGGCTTTCGTAACGCAATTGCAGGTGCCGATCGGGCTATCGTGATCACTACACCTGAGAACGCTGCGGTGCGGGATGCCGATCGTGTAATCGGACTGCTGGAGCAGGAGAAAATACCAAGTAAGCTAATCATTAACCGGATTCGTCAAAATATGATGAAAACCGGTGAAATGTTGGATATCGATGAAATTTGTCAAGTGCTGGCAGTCGATTTGATCGGAATCGTACCTGATGATGAGAAAGTTATTTCTGCTGCAAACAGCGGAGAGCCGACAGTTATGAATCCGGCTTCACGTGCCGCAATCGCCTACCGGAACATCGCACGCCGCATACTTGGCGACATGGTTCCTCTCATGCTGCTTGATGAGAAGGCGGGAGCGTTCAAACGTTTCCGTAAGTTCCTCGGAATAGGATGA